TAAGCCTCAAAACCTTCCATCCCCTCTGGTTTGTCCAGTACTGCATTGGGCTTTTCGGACGGCAAGAAGCCGAAGCATTCCTACATGGCAGCATGAAAACACCGCCCGTATACATCCGAGTTAACACCCTCAAAGACCTCGAAGAAGGCACCATAACAAAACTAAGAGAGGAAAAAGTGACTCTGGAACACAAGCAACCTTTAAGACAGACGGCTTTTCCAGTTTCTAACTTTCTTAGCTACATATTCTTTTTAGTTAAAGAATATTTTTTTCTTAACGTAAAAGTCATAATCCAGCAAAAATTTTTAAAAAAAGTTTTGCAAAGCAACTCGTCAAAACTTGAAAGCCCCTTTAACAACCGAGGATGACTTGTTAATTTGAGGGCATTCTCGAGAATTGGAATTATATGAACAAATACGAAAAACTCCATTTCATTAACTATCTCAAAATGTTTAGCAAGGGTTCGTCTCAAGATGGATAGAACAAAAGGTCTTTCGGTAGGGTCATGAATATTGGTTGGGAACACTTTTCGACCAAGAAAGGCTATTATATTTAAAAGTCCAGGTTCATAGAGAAAAACGTATGAACGTTGAACAGTAACTCTTTTAATCTCCAAGATTGAATCATTCAGATTGCTGAAATGGTGCAATGCTGATTTACAAACAACTAAATCAACACAAGAATCTTTTATGGGAAGTTTTTGTGCATCAGCCAATATACGATGAGTATTAAATCGCCTTATTCTTTGGAGCGTTTCTTTTGAAAGGTTTATGCCTATAATATTAGGGCAATATTCATTTACCAAAGCAACTTCTTTCCCTGCACCCAATACAATGCAATCATGGCTGTCAACCTTTGCAATGGCACTTTTGAATAAAAGATCGGGCCCAGAATCCAATAAATACTTCATACTTGCAATATTCCATTGCGCACCCCAGTTTCTTCTCATGTTTTTGCCCACTAAAATTTTTGGTTATTTGGCGATTTTTTCTAGGAAATCGTGTTATCGCATATAAGGTTATGGCTGTAGGCGTGCTAAACCATCCAAACAGATATCCGATTAAAAGTCTGTATTTCAGAAAAATCAGGGGACACAGAATCAAACCTTTTAGAATCGACATCTTAACATAGGATAAGGCGAATAGTAAAATGCCCAAGCCAGAGTATTTCTAAGCAAATTTATTATCACTTCTTGTTACATTCTTAATGCATAATGCGTAGTGCCATACCTATCGGGAAAATTAAAAGGGAACCTTCCACATATCCATTAAGTATCTGGTGTGTGCTTTGAGTAAAAACGAATTATCCATTTCATATCAACCCTTCAAAGAAATAGTAATAATGGAAAAAACCAAGTTCGCCAGCGCCGACGAAATCGCACGTTTCACCTCGGTGATTGCAGGCGGCAAACTTGCGGGGCTTTACTGGGTTGACGGCGTAGTATTCTTGTATTTCCCACTCACGGCATCTACAAGCGCGGTGTCTAAAGCTTTGTTAGAGGAAGGCAAGGTTTACTGGACTTTTGTGGGGTACGCGATGATGCCCAAGTACGCACCCATTATTGAAACCAAAGAAAAAATGATTGTGCCCGTGGTTGACATCACTTCTGACCCGATTTTGCGGCAAGTTGCTGAGTGGCTTAAAACTCAAGAGTAGCAACCTTGCAAGTCACAATTGAAGGAACAGTTTTCAGCGGCAAAGGCGAAGGAAAAAAATTTGTTTCCCTACCCTGGGTAACCAAGCAGATAGGGGAGTTTGCGGGGTTTTTGCCGTATCTTGGAACCCTCAACATTTTGCTTTCAAAGGAAAATCAGAACAAGAAACTGCAAATGCAGACAGCGGGGGGGTTTGTGATTAAGCCAGAGCAGGGCTTTTTTGAGGGCAAACTGTTTCCCGCTAAGATTGAGGGGGTAGCTTGCGCGGTTATTATTCCGTTGGTGCCCAATTACCCTGAAAACGTGTTAGAAATAGTTGCTAAAGAAAATTTAAGAGAAAAATTAAAAATAAAGGATGGCAGCCACGTTAAAGTGGACTATGCCGATTGATTATTTCTTTTTGCTGTAGAATTCTTTGATGTATTCTTGGTCGTAGCCGTTCTTTTTCAGATATGCTCCGTATTGAACCAGCGCGTTAATAGCTCTAGCTGCGTCTTCGGGTGATTCAAAAGATGGCACGCCGAGCTTGTCAAATCTTGACCGTGTATAAAGCGCCATTTCTGTCTCGCCGATGTCGCACATAACTATGGGTTTGGTGTATTCAGAAGCGATTTTAGCTAAGCCGTCAATATGTACTTCACGTAAACCTGGCATGTGATGGAGCCCCAGAAGGATTATGCCATAAATCTGTGGATCCTGAAACATCAAGTCAGCAGCCATAACGAACATGTCATCAGTTACTGAACCAGTGAGGTCAACGGGGTTGGATGTTGCCGCGATTTTGAGGATGATGTTTTGGTCTTTTAGTTCTTGGAATTTCTTTAATGTTCCTTCAGAGAAACGGTCAACGGTTAAACCTAGGTCTTCACATTCATCAACAGCCATAACTCCAGGTCCACCAGCATCCGTTAAGATGCCGAGGTTTTTGCCTAAAGCTGGAGGCTGCATTGCAAGGGCTTTACCTATGTCAAAGAACTCTTCCATGTCCCGTGCTCGTATAACTCCACATTGCTCAAAGGCTGCATCGTAAACTTTGTCTGAACCTGCGATGGCTCCAGTGTGGGAGGCTGCGGCTCGTGCACCTGCGGAGCTTCTGCCTGATTTGATTATGACTACTGGTTTTTTAAGGGTGACTTTTTTAGCTACTTCAAGAAAAGCTCTTCCGCCTTTAACGTCTTCTAAGTAAACCATTATGACTTTGGTTTCTTCATCATGTAGCAGGTAATCGAGAATGTCAGATTCAGTTACGTCACATTTGTTTCCAAAACTTACGAATTTGCTAATGCCAATTTGGTGTCCAGTCAAATAGTCCAAAGCTGCAACACCAAAAGCACCGCTCTGAGTAATCATGGCAATGTTGCCGGGCATTGGTCTTGGTGTGGCAACGACTTCTTCGCCTGTGGTTAAAACCTTGGTTTCAGGCAAAAATAATGTGTCTACACCTGTTTTTGAGTAGTAAACGCCTAGACAGTTTGGTCCAAGCAGGCGGATGCCGCCTTTTTTGGCGATTTCGACCACTTGGTCTTCAAGCTCTTTGTTTCCAACTTCTTTGAATCCTGAGCTGATGATTACTGCATTTTTTACTTTTTTCGCCACGGCTTCTTCCATAACGCCGGGGACAGCTTTTGCTGGAACAATAACCACAATTAAGTCAATTGGGTCGGTGATTTCACTTAGGGTATGATAACATTTGAAACCTAAAATGGAGTCCTCTTTGGGATTAACCGGGTAGAGTTCTCCTTTGAAAACATCCCGTTTCTTGTTTGTGGCAAAGCTTTTGAATATGACTTGTCCTGCTTTATCGAGTTTTTTGGTTGCACCTATAACGGCTACGCTTTTTGGATTGAAGAAAGCATCAATATTCTGCACTGCGTCTTCCATATTATTTTCCCAACTTGTATTTTTCCTACTAACGAAAAAAACAGTGGTATTAAGATTGTGTTCATAAACTATGGCTTTGCAAGGCATTTAACGGGGGGTTTTGCGTACTATAACAACAGGTTTATGCTTAACATTGGCGA
The window above is part of the Candidatus Bathyarchaeota archaeon genome. Proteins encoded here:
- a CDS encoding CoA-binding protein produces the protein MEDAVQNIDAFFNPKSVAVIGATKKLDKAGQVIFKSFATNKKRDVFKGELYPVNPKEDSILGFKCYHTLSEITDPIDLIVVIVPAKAVPGVMEEAVAKKVKNAVIISSGFKEVGNKELEDQVVEIAKKGGIRLLGPNCLGVYYSKTGVDTLFLPETKVLTTGEEVVATPRPMPGNIAMITQSGAFGVAALDYLTGHQIGISKFVSFGNKCDVTESDILDYLLHDEETKVIMVYLEDVKGGRAFLEVAKKVTLKKPVVIIKSGRSSAGARAAASHTGAIAGSDKVYDAAFEQCGVIRARDMEEFFDIGKALAMQPPALGKNLGILTDAGGPGVMAVDECEDLGLTVDRFSEGTLKKFQELKDQNIILKIAATSNPVDLTGSVTDDMFVMAADLMFQDPQIYGIILLGLHHMPGLREVHIDGLAKIASEYTKPIVMCDIGETEMALYTRSRFDKLGVPSFESPEDAARAINALVQYGAYLKKNGYDQEYIKEFYSKKK
- a CDS encoding CTP-dependent riboflavin kinase, whose amino-acid sequence is MQVTIEGTVFSGKGEGKKFVSLPWVTKQIGEFAGFLPYLGTLNILLSKENQNKKLQMQTAGGFVIKPEQGFFEGKLFPAKIEGVACAVIIPLVPNYPENVLEIVAKENLREKLKIKDGSHVKVDYAD
- a CDS encoding class I SAM-dependent methyltransferase, with protein sequence MRRNWGAQWNIASMKYLLDSGPDLLFKSAIAKVDSHDCIVLGAGKEVALVNEYCPNIIGINLSKETLQRIRRFNTHRILADAQKLPIKDSCVDLVVCKSALHHFSNLNDSILEIKRVTVQRSYVFLYEPGLLNIIAFLGRKVFPTNIHDPTERPFVLSILRRTLAKHFEIVNEMEFFVFVHIIPILENALKLTSHPRLLKGLSSFDELLCKTFFKNFCWIMTFTLRKKYSLTKKNM